From Trichoderma atroviride chromosome 1, complete sequence, one genomic window encodes:
- a CDS encoding uncharacterized protein (EggNog:ENOG41~antiSMASH:Cluster_1.4) — MPAFESSDLAAGKRVIWESSVKNLSHAYINIFGDYWERFNTMRVPILGEDRFLEIALELEHVAKDQEDLERLLEERKEEWEKEAKQWLGGIARKSWTGGKSFQCEDASDTAYRASMTGSLQHFLELLNGVVHGWAPDEVQDETTNDTDIANPNSNAQNTTAETDESEMALLNMLSHEDYMRRKLASKNPVYEPTYDGNVHKAPFFKSDQVLLIRQRFGKSKGKRVHGEDEETQPSEIPTDANASNLNNPSRPRKRPRFDDESSITITEDLSQNASSSAIDHVADKSPARKRYRPEDDDDAINDGERKRQRRASSSEHPVSVPQEADESNVRKTPRRNPTKGKRQKRSIVQAPASSEPSTSLSTATDIVMNPPPKSLRRPLHELIPQLPTRLQGNGKV; from the coding sequence ATGCCTGCCTTTGAATCCTCCGACTTGGCTGCTGGAAAGAGGGTAATATGGGAGAGCAGTGTTAAGAACTTGTCGCATGCCTATATAAACATCTTTGGCGACTACTGGGAGCGTTTTAATACTATGCGCGTCCCAATTCTTGGCGAAGACCGGTTCCTCGAGAttgcgctggagctggaacaTGTTGCCAAAGATCAAGAAGATCTGGAAAGGCTTCtcgaagagagaaaggaagagtgGGAGAAAGAAGCGAAACAATGGCTCGGTGGTATTGCAAGGAAGTCTTGGACTGGCGGCAAAAGCTTCCAGTGCGAGGATGCCAGCGATACTGCATATAGAGCTAGTATGACTGGTAGTTTACAGCATTTCCTCGAGCTTCTGAATGGAGTTGTCCATGGCTGGGCGCCTGACGAAGTGCAAGATGAAACAACAAATGATACTGACATAGCCAACCCCAATTCCAATGCCCAAAATACAACGGCCGAGACTGATGAGTCCGAAATGGCGCTGCTTAATATGCTCAGCCATGAAGATTACATGCGAAGAAAACTTGCTTCTAAGAACCCCGTGTATGAACCCACATACGATGGCAATGTTCACAAAgctcctttttttaaaagcGACCAGGTACTGCTGATTAGGCAGCGCTTCGGGAAAtcaaaaggaaagagagttcatggtgaagatgaagagacgcaACCATCGGAAATCCCCACAGATGCAAATGCTAGCAATCTGAATAATCCGTCTCGTCCAAGGAAAAGACCAAGATTTGATGACGAATCCTCCATAACCATAACAGAGGATCTATCCCAGAATGCTTCCAGCAGTGCAATTGACCATGTCGCAGATAAAAGCCCAGCGAGAAAGAGATACAGGccggaagatgatgatgacgcgATTAATGACGGAGAGCGGAAACGTCAAAGGAGGGCATCATCTTCTGAACACCCTGTCTCTGTACCacaagaagctgatgaaagcAATGTCAGAAAGACGCCTCGACGGAATCCCACCAAGGGCAAACGACAGAAGCGTTCGATTGTACAGGCCCCAGCATCCTCAGAGCCCTCCACATCTTTATCAACAGCCACAGATATTGTGATGAACCCCCCCCCGAAGTCTTTGCGGCGCCCACTCCACGAACTAATCCCTCAACTCCCAACAAGGTTACAAGGCAACGGCAAAGTGTAA
- a CDS encoding uncharacterized protein (EggNog:ENOG41~antiSMASH:Cluster_1.4), giving the protein MHLILTGATGLIGSSVLDAMLKTAEVTKISILSRRPVPMADNAKDPRVNVIIHKDFLHYESEVLSKLQGASGAVWALGVSQTKVSKEEFIKITKDFTLAGAEAFSKLAPNEDPFRFIFVSGQGSTQTPGTFSNLYGRTKGETEIALSEMRSANPGLLAEAVGPGFVDGKGHAAIQPYLQQQGFLIGNSKMLLRKPIEVAAKWLHCPTEPMGRFLVGMALGKYETQLRADADVVTMNSGLRVIKNSTITRITGLEN; this is encoded by the exons ATGCACCTCATCCTCACTGGCGCCACCGGGCTCATTGGCTCAAGCGTTCTTGACGCCATGCTCAAGACAGCTGAAGTCACCAAAATATCCATTTTAAGCCGTCGACCCGTTCCAATGGCCGACAACGCGAAAGATCCCAGAGTCAATGTCATTATTCACAAAGATTTCCTTCATTACGAGTCAGAAGTTCTCAGCAAACTACAGGGTGCTAGCGGCGCTGTATGGGCTCTTGGAGTTAGCCAGACCAAGGTATCGAAAGA GgagtttataaaaattacaAAAGACTTCACTCTTGCAGGCGCAGAGGCATTCTCCAAGCTTGCGCCCAACGAGGATCCGTTCCGTTTCATATTCGTGTCAGGCCAAGGCTCAACCCAGACGCCTGGCACATTTAGCAATCTATACGGCCGTACCAAAGGCGAGACAGAAATTGCGCTTTCAGAGATGCGCTCTGCCAATCCTGGGCTCTTGGCGGAGGCTGTGGGGCCTGGATTCGTTGATGGAAAGGGCCATGCCGCGATTCAACCCTATCTGCAGCAACAAGGCTTTTTAATTGGCAACAGCAAAATGCTGCTCCGGAAACCCATTGAAGTGGCTGCAAAGTGGCTACACTGTCCAACAGAGCCAATGGGGCGGTTCTTGGTTGGAATGGCGTTGGGAAAGTACGAGACACAGTTGCGAGCAGATGCCGATGTTGTAACGATGAATAGCGGTCTAAGGGTCATTAAGAACTCTACGATAACCCGGATAACTGGTCTTGAGAATTAG
- a CDS encoding uncharacterized protein (SMCOG1030:serine/threonine protein kinase~antiSMASH:Cluster_1.4), whose product MSYSDEDMPELFSTTQMPVNSCTTSELNATGPERNTLTQHFMDSSRLSSPASSAMIRTRDEAVASCYGASTMPSTAVPPSDIMEQIQAMERRNHARQQFQDIATHLQKLSLSDPEIRVAIHSRQSDGKSIAKSSSIVNAQRSADGTDTFCVAQRPEDVDYTLEIDFKTPPRHSKFTCIKCQVVYHPGSDTCVLINRTKGFLYLVHFEQSYSYSYQLVKSNLPYAIQPGLWGIAATQSDDAVDDCIVNFLLCERRHTISIYQSENGSLTGQQALGASSAAEFTTHSANSISAKELAGAKNNPLLDLQDGQFANIQIPLPKTSFRREFSTYQLDRFRKLSAKGVASVFSGRHSLLVSEILAVKVIQHKSEQPWSQLLSDSKFWKREKGFLEKLEHPNIVSLKAFDGRFLALHLELLPPSLAQGFDSPFRPSDASKILRTLSSALKYLESKGIAHNDIKPSNVAYSPGRGAVLFDFGIASRSNEVEFSGSPWYIPPEFMHSANRSPAGDVWAFGIIMLYVLKKIHYPEHMMKSWNIRGIRKASSADKSDMMVWLQLIYTTRDGLDKKSPIEYATFLMLDEDQHSRITAVGIQNTLDYQQ is encoded by the exons ATGTCTTACTCAGACGAGGACATGCCAGAGCTCTTTTCCACCACCCAGATGCCGGTAAACTCGTGCACTACATCCGAGCTAAATGCAACGGGTCCTGAAAGAAACACATTGACCCAGCATTTTATGGACTCTTCACGCCTATCAAGCCCCGCCTCCAGCGCTATGATCCGCACTAGAGATGAGGCCGTCGCATCTTGTTATGGAGCATCGACAATGCCTAGCACTGCAGTGCCTCCTTCAGATATTATGGAGCAAATACAGGcaatggaaagaagaaatcatgCTCGACAGCAATTTCAAGACATAGCCACGCATCTGCagaagctctctctctccgaTCCAGAAATTCGGGTAGCTATACATTCTCGCCAATCCGACGGGAAAAGTATAGCGAAAAGCTCAAGTATTGTTAATGCTCAACGGTCAGCTGATGGAACTGATACGTTCTGTGTTGCTCAAAGACCCGAAGACGTTGATTACACCTTGGAGATAGATTTCAAAACTCCGCCTCGGCACTCAAAATTCACCTGCATCAAGTGTCAAGTTGTTTACCATCCTGGGAGTGACACCTGTGTTTTGATCAACCGAACAAAAGGGTTTCTGTACCTCGTTCACTTTGAGCAATCAtattcttattcttatcAGCTTGTCAAATCTAATTTACCATATGCCATTCAACCTGGGCTCTGGGGAATTGCGGCCACTCAATCGGATGACGCCGTTGACGATTGTATTGTCAATTTCTTACTATGTGAGAGGCGACATACAATTTCCATCTACCAAAGCGAAAACGGGAGTTTGACTGGGCAACAAGCGTTGGGCGCCAGTTCAGCGGCAGAATTCACGACTCATTCTGCCAACTCTATAAGCGCCAAAGAACTCGCTGGTGCCAAGAATAATCCTCTCCTTGACTTACAAGATGGGCAATTCGCTAATATCCAAATCCCGCTCCCTAAGACGAGCTTTCGACGAGAATTTTCTACATATCAACTAGACCGATTCAGAAAACTATCTGCAAAGGGTGTTGCGAGTGTTTTCTCTGGTCGACACTCTTTATTAGTCTCGGAAATCCTGGCTGTGAAGGTCATTCAGCATAAGTCTGAGCAACCTTGGAGCCAGTTACTCTCTGACTCGAAGTTCTGGAAACGAGAAAAGGGTTTCCTTGAGAAATTGGAACAC CCAAACATTGTTTCTCTCAAGGCCTTTGACGGTCGTTTTCTCGCACTGCATCTCGAGCTTCTCCCTCCTTCTCTGGCTCAAGGCTTCGATTCACCGTTTAGACCATCTGACGCTTCCAAGATACTCAGAACTCTTTCTTCAGCGCTCAAATACCTGGAATCTAAGGGCATTGCCCATAACGATATTAAGCCGAGCAATGTCGCCTACTCTCCCGGTCGAGGTGCTGTGCTCTTTGACTTTGGAATAGCTTCACGATCAAATGAAGTTGAATTTAGCGGATCGCCATGGTACATTCCACCAGAGTTTATGCATAGTGCAAACCGCTCTCCGGCGGGTGATGTATGGGCTTTCGGCATCATAATGCTGTATGTTCTAAAAAAGATACACTACCCTGAGCATATGATGAAGAGTTGGAATATACGTGGAATCAGAAAAGCGTCCAGCGCAGACAAATCAGATATGATGGTCTGGCTTCAACTTATCTATACCACCAGAGATGGCCTAGATAAAAAAAGCCCCATTGAGTATGCGACGTTCCTAATGCTAGATGAAGATCAGCATTCGCGCATAACGGCGGTGGGAATCCAGAATACACTTGACTACCAGCAATAG